From Lysinibacillus sp. SGAir0095, the proteins below share one genomic window:
- a CDS encoding GNAT family N-acetyltransferase, translated as MLSILTIDEKERWNEIVKSFQNYDVYYLASYVKAFELHGDGQPLLVFYEDQTIRAINVVMKRDLSKDKRFMGKIPTNTFFDFATPYGFGGFLIDGEIKEEAVQRLEQEYRSFCQKEGIVTEVVRFHPVTKNSEALHTIYEIATLGKTITVEMESMDQIQENLVKSNKYKIKKSLKAGVEVSWGWDKELIEEFIALYNETMKGNNATDYYYFNQAFYMNVLQELTDQAMIVSAEYEKQKIAMAIILISNQQLHYHLSALNRDFSELRPMNILLYEVACWGLNNGYKTFHLGGGLGSREDNLYAFKRSFNKNSNSVFKIGKKIFSERDYEMLLQIRREEPDFVLNENYFPAYRS; from the coding sequence TTGCTATCCATACTTACGATTGATGAAAAAGAGAGATGGAATGAAATCGTTAAATCGTTTCAAAATTATGATGTCTATTATCTAGCGAGTTATGTGAAAGCTTTTGAACTTCACGGAGATGGTCAGCCTTTACTCGTTTTTTATGAAGATCAAACCATTAGAGCCATTAATGTAGTCATGAAACGAGATCTATCAAAAGACAAGCGGTTTATGGGGAAAATCCCCACAAATACCTTCTTCGATTTTGCTACGCCCTATGGATTCGGGGGATTTCTAATAGACGGAGAAATCAAGGAGGAAGCGGTACAGCGACTCGAGCAAGAATATCGTTCATTCTGTCAGAAAGAAGGCATTGTTACTGAAGTTGTTCGCTTTCATCCCGTGACGAAAAATAGTGAAGCCTTACATACCATCTATGAAATAGCCACCCTTGGAAAAACCATTACAGTCGAAATGGAATCCATGGATCAAATTCAAGAAAATCTCGTTAAAAGCAATAAATATAAAATAAAAAAGTCACTAAAGGCGGGCGTTGAAGTTTCCTGGGGTTGGGACAAAGAGTTAATCGAGGAATTTATAGCACTCTATAATGAGACGATGAAAGGGAATAACGCGACAGATTATTACTATTTCAACCAAGCTTTTTATATGAATGTGCTACAAGAATTAACGGATCAGGCAATGATTGTTTCGGCTGAGTATGAAAAGCAAAAGATTGCCATGGCAATCATTCTTATCTCCAATCAGCAACTCCACTATCATTTGTCTGCTTTAAACAGGGACTTTAGTGAACTTAGACCGATGAATATTTTATTGTATGAAGTAGCGTGCTGGGGATTAAACAACGGCTATAAAACCTTCCATCTTGGAGGAGGTTTGGGGAGTCGTGAAGATAATCTGTATGCGTTTAAAAGGAGTTTTAACAAAAATTCCAATTCGGTATTTAAAATCGGGAAAAAAATATTTTCAGAACGTGATTATGAAATGCTTTTACAAATTCGAAGGGAAGAACCAGACTTTGTCTTAAATGAAAACTACTTTCCTGCATACCGTTCATAA
- a CDS encoding methionyl-tRNA formyltransferase codes for MIESNLKVVFITMGVTNVFTSLLEAGIQIIGVIESRSKNATNRSLSLQSFCQESSIPYYYMDNGCDELLESWVRELEPDLIVINSMSELLKKNILDIPNKGCINLHPTLLPKYRGGYPFFWTFYDMDLNPGITVHYIDEGEDTGDIIYQESYPIPLGCTEEQLIDILETQNGVRLLLQAITDIEKDSAPRIKQTKDSPTVRARKISPNEFPTIIDWEKWEIERIWHLLRGTQNWLDVFDFTEIPQYVSKWRIQDYTKEEFSTPVEFGKVYSKDDEYLVYCGQGKITMELIFE; via the coding sequence ATGATAGAATCAAATTTAAAAGTTGTTTTCATTACGATGGGTGTGACGAATGTTTTTACCTCTTTACTCGAAGCAGGCATTCAGATTATAGGTGTAATCGAGTCCAGAAGTAAAAATGCAACTAATCGAAGCTTGAGTTTACAAAGCTTCTGTCAGGAAAGCTCGATACCCTACTATTATATGGACAATGGGTGCGATGAATTGCTGGAATCTTGGGTTCGTGAGCTTGAACCGGATCTTATTGTCATCAACAGTATGTCAGAATTATTGAAGAAAAACATTTTGGACATCCCTAACAAAGGATGCATTAACCTGCACCCTACCCTCCTGCCAAAGTATCGAGGAGGCTATCCATTCTTCTGGACATTCTATGATATGGATTTAAATCCAGGAATAACTGTTCACTATATTGATGAAGGAGAAGATACTGGAGATATTATCTACCAGGAAAGTTATCCGATTCCACTCGGCTGTACGGAAGAGCAACTAATCGATATCCTTGAAACGCAAAACGGGGTTCGGTTATTACTGCAAGCCATTACTGATATTGAAAAGGATAGTGCCCCACGTATAAAACAGACGAAAGACAGTCCAACCGTTCGTGCCAGAAAAATTTCTCCAAATGAATTTCCTACCATTATCGATTGGGAAAAATGGGAGATTGAGAGAATCTGGCACTTACTTAGAGGAACTCAAAATTGGCTCGATGTATTCGACTTTACCGAAATACCCCAGTATGTCTCCAAGTGGCGAATACAGGACTATACCAAAGAAGAGTTTTCAACACCAGTTGAATTCGGTAAAGTCTATTCGAAGGATGATGAGTACCTTGTTTACTGTGGACAAGGTAAGATTACGATGGAACTTATATTCGAATAA